The following proteins come from a genomic window of Alicyclobacillus dauci:
- the recQ gene encoding DNA helicase RecQ, translating to MSTVSTQIQKAAGLLQKYFGYERFRPGQEDIVASILSGQDTIGIMPTGGGKSICYQIPALMQEGLTVVVSPLISLMKDQVDTLDSVGINATYINSSLSASEAEERLNFVRSGACKLLYVAPERLESASFRYMINRLQPSMFAIDEAHCLSQWGHDFRPSYRAIAAVIDELDHRPLIAAFTATATPAVVSDIADLLDLVKPAIHVTGFDRENLSFAVIHGQNKRDYITAYLKNHPSESGVIYASTRKEVDSLYEFLHKKGFLVGRYHAGLSDDERMENQERFLFDDVRIMIATNAFGMGIDKSNIRFVLHHNMPKNIEAYYQEAGRAGRDGDPGECILLYSPQDVQVQKFLIEQTVLQPDRKRMEYERLQTMVDYCHMTSCLRAYILRYFGEEAGERCDNCSNCKQDFETRDITIEAQKIFSCVHRTKERFGMKMIAAVLRGSSNQRVRDLGLNKVSTFGLMADRTEKDIMSYLQTLVADGYLRLTTGQYPVVRLQEKAVAVLKGEVTVLMRVVRKGRALQISDPLFEELRALRREIAERENVPPYVVFADSTLREMASVMPTDISALRTIKGVGDVKVSRYGTDFLRVIRDFGERHGNDESASVPKQRSVEAIPVEFTDHETSTDSTSHSHRGPKQPTNVADETPSHIQSFELFQAGKEVEEISSERGLSTITIEGHLIRCAQEGHPIDWARIFSEPAEAQILTAIDAVGSDKLKPIKEALPDDISYFMIRAVIAKHGL from the coding sequence ATGAGTACAGTGAGCACACAAATTCAGAAAGCCGCAGGCCTTCTTCAGAAATATTTTGGATACGAACGCTTTCGCCCGGGTCAGGAAGACATCGTTGCCAGCATTTTGTCTGGTCAAGACACAATCGGCATCATGCCAACCGGCGGGGGAAAGTCAATTTGTTATCAAATCCCCGCCCTCATGCAGGAAGGGCTGACGGTGGTCGTATCGCCGCTCATTTCGCTCATGAAGGACCAAGTCGATACGCTCGACAGTGTTGGCATCAACGCGACGTACATCAACAGTTCCTTATCTGCTTCCGAGGCTGAAGAACGGCTCAATTTTGTCCGCAGCGGAGCTTGCAAACTGCTTTACGTGGCGCCGGAGCGCTTGGAGTCTGCCTCGTTTCGGTACATGATCAATCGGTTACAACCCTCCATGTTTGCCATCGACGAAGCGCACTGCTTGTCGCAGTGGGGACACGATTTTCGCCCAAGCTACCGTGCCATTGCTGCAGTCATTGATGAGCTAGATCATCGGCCTCTCATCGCTGCGTTTACCGCAACAGCCACGCCGGCTGTCGTCAGCGATATAGCCGATTTGCTCGACTTGGTCAAGCCAGCCATTCATGTGACGGGATTTGACCGGGAAAATCTTTCGTTCGCCGTCATTCACGGCCAGAATAAACGGGATTACATCACGGCGTACCTCAAAAATCACCCTTCCGAATCCGGTGTAATTTACGCATCAACGCGCAAAGAAGTCGATTCCTTGTACGAGTTTCTGCACAAGAAAGGGTTCCTCGTTGGGCGCTACCATGCAGGCCTCAGTGATGACGAACGGATGGAAAATCAAGAACGATTCCTCTTTGATGATGTGCGGATTATGATTGCCACAAATGCCTTTGGCATGGGCATCGACAAGTCAAATATCCGCTTTGTACTCCACCACAACATGCCGAAAAACATCGAAGCGTATTACCAAGAAGCCGGTCGTGCGGGACGCGACGGTGATCCAGGCGAGTGCATCTTGCTGTACAGTCCTCAGGATGTACAGGTGCAAAAGTTCCTGATCGAACAGACGGTTTTGCAGCCGGATCGAAAACGAATGGAGTATGAGCGGCTTCAGACGATGGTCGACTACTGTCACATGACCAGTTGTCTCCGAGCGTATATCTTGCGATATTTCGGCGAAGAAGCAGGCGAACGATGCGATAACTGCAGCAACTGCAAACAGGATTTCGAAACGCGCGACATCACGATTGAGGCACAGAAAATCTTCTCGTGCGTTCATCGGACGAAAGAGCGGTTTGGGATGAAGATGATCGCTGCGGTGTTGCGGGGGTCGTCCAACCAACGCGTGCGCGACTTGGGCTTAAACAAAGTGTCTACGTTCGGACTCATGGCCGATCGTACGGAGAAAGACATCATGAGCTATCTGCAAACGCTCGTCGCCGACGGCTACTTGCGGTTGACGACGGGTCAATATCCCGTTGTCCGTTTGCAAGAAAAGGCCGTCGCGGTGTTGAAGGGTGAAGTCACCGTCCTGATGAGGGTGGTCCGTAAAGGACGAGCTCTTCAGATTTCCGATCCGCTGTTTGAAGAACTTCGTGCACTGCGCAGGGAGATCGCAGAACGAGAGAACGTCCCGCCTTACGTCGTATTTGCCGACAGCACCCTGCGCGAGATGGCTTCCGTCATGCCTACGGACATCTCTGCCCTGCGAACCATCAAAGGTGTTGGCGATGTGAAGGTGAGCCGATACGGAACGGATTTTCTACGGGTCATACGCGACTTTGGTGAGCGGCATGGAAATGACGAATCTGCCTCCGTGCCGAAGCAGCGTTCAGTAGAGGCTATTCCCGTAGAATTCACTGATCATGAGACGAGCACTGACTCAACATCACACAGCCACAGAGGCCCGAAGCAGCCAACGAACGTTGCGGACGAAACACCGAGTCACATACAATCGTTTGAATTATTCCAAGCAGGGAAAGAGGTCGAGGAGATCTCATCCGAACGCGGACTATCCACCATCACGATTGAAGGCCACCTCATTCGCTGCGCCCAAGAAGGTCATCCAATTGACTGGGCGAGGATCTTTTCAGAACCCGCTGAAGCACAAATTCTAACCGCCATTGACGCGGTAGGATCGGATAAGCTGAAGCCCATCAAAGAAGCGCTGCCAGACGATATCAGCTACTTCATGATCCGCGCCGTCATTGCGAAGCATGGCCTGTAG
- a CDS encoding PrkA family serine protein kinase has product MSFLDRLNTYRAEEVGLSWEGTFADYMEIVKDHPTVAKTAHARIYDMIAADGIETDTEGHRHYPFFAREMYGLSGTLERLVEEYFHAAARRLDVRKRILLLMGPVSGGKSTIVTMLKRGLERYSRTDEGALYAIKGCPMHEEPLHLVPLELREEFEKEYGIHIEGNLCPSCRMKLDGEYQGHVEQVPVERIVMSEDKRVGIGTFSPSDPKSQDIADLTGSIDFSTITEFGSESDPRAYRFDGELNKANRGLMEFQEMLKCDEKFLWHLLSLTQEGNFKAGRFALISADEMIVAHTNEAEYRSFVANKKNEALQSRMIVMPVPYNLRVDDEVKIYDKLVHQSDLKDVHIAPHALRTAAIFSILTRLKESKKQGVDLLKKLYLYNGQTVEGMKDADLKELRTEFADEGMSGLDPRYIINRISTALIRRDTQCINALDVLRAIKDGLDQHASISAEDRERLLNFVAMARKEFDEMAKTEVQKAFVYSFEESAKTLLDNYLDNVEAYCNWQKLKDPLTGEEIDPDERLMRSIEEQIGISENAKRAFREEILIRISTYARRGKRFDYHSHERLREAIEKKLFADLKDVVKITTSSKTPDEQHLKKINDVTARLIDEHGYCPSCANELLRYTGSLLNR; this is encoded by the coding sequence ATGAGTTTTCTTGACCGACTCAACACCTACCGCGCAGAGGAAGTAGGACTTAGCTGGGAAGGAACATTCGCGGACTATATGGAAATCGTGAAAGACCATCCGACCGTGGCTAAAACGGCCCATGCTCGTATATACGACATGATCGCGGCTGATGGGATCGAGACCGACACTGAGGGTCATCGCCACTACCCGTTCTTTGCGAGGGAGATGTATGGTCTCTCTGGCACCTTGGAACGGCTAGTTGAAGAATATTTCCACGCCGCAGCGCGGCGGCTTGATGTCCGCAAACGCATCTTGCTTCTCATGGGCCCAGTCAGCGGGGGTAAATCAACGATCGTAACGATGCTCAAGCGTGGATTGGAACGCTATTCGCGAACGGACGAAGGTGCGCTTTATGCGATCAAGGGGTGCCCGATGCACGAAGAGCCCCTGCACTTGGTTCCACTCGAATTGCGTGAAGAGTTTGAAAAAGAATATGGTATCCACATCGAAGGCAACCTGTGCCCAAGTTGCCGCATGAAGTTAGACGGTGAGTACCAGGGTCATGTGGAACAGGTGCCTGTCGAGCGCATCGTTATGTCCGAAGACAAACGGGTGGGTATTGGTACGTTTAGCCCGTCTGATCCAAAGTCTCAAGACATTGCCGATCTCACCGGAAGCATTGACTTCTCGACCATCACCGAATTCGGCTCTGAATCTGACCCGCGAGCTTATCGGTTTGACGGTGAGTTAAACAAGGCGAATCGCGGATTGATGGAGTTTCAGGAAATGCTCAAGTGCGACGAGAAGTTTCTTTGGCACTTGCTCAGTTTGACGCAGGAAGGCAATTTCAAGGCTGGGCGTTTTGCGCTCATCTCCGCGGATGAAATGATTGTGGCGCATACCAACGAAGCGGAGTACCGAAGCTTTGTGGCCAATAAGAAGAATGAGGCATTGCAGTCGCGTATGATCGTCATGCCTGTGCCGTACAACCTGCGTGTTGACGACGAAGTGAAGATTTACGACAAGTTGGTTCATCAAAGTGATTTGAAGGATGTGCACATCGCTCCACACGCGTTGCGAACGGCTGCTATTTTCTCCATCTTGACACGGCTTAAAGAGTCGAAGAAGCAAGGTGTGGATTTGCTCAAGAAACTGTATCTGTACAACGGGCAAACCGTGGAAGGAATGAAAGATGCGGATTTGAAAGAATTGCGAACGGAGTTTGCCGACGAAGGAATGTCCGGCTTGGATCCGCGTTACATTATCAATCGCATCTCCACGGCGCTCATTCGCCGTGACACACAATGTATTAACGCATTGGATGTTCTACGAGCGATTAAAGACGGATTGGACCAACACGCGTCCATCAGTGCGGAGGACAGGGAGCGTCTTCTCAACTTTGTGGCGATGGCTCGTAAAGAGTTTGACGAAATGGCGAAGACGGAAGTCCAAAAAGCGTTTGTGTACTCGTTTGAGGAGTCCGCAAAGACACTGCTCGATAACTACCTAGATAACGTGGAGGCATACTGCAATTGGCAAAAGCTCAAGGATCCGTTGACGGGCGAAGAGATCGATCCGGACGAACGCCTCATGCGTTCCATCGAAGAGCAGATTGGCATCTCGGAGAATGCGAAGCGAGCGTTCCGCGAGGAAATTCTCATTCGAATCTCGACATACGCACGGCGCGGAAAGCGGTTTGACTATCACTCACATGAGCGGCTGCGAGAAGCGATCGAGAAGAAATTGTTTGCTGATTTGAAGGACGTCGTGAAAATCACGACCTCGTCGAAGACGCCTGATGAGCAGCATTTGAAGAAGATAAACGACGTGACCGCGCGTCTCATCGACGAACACGGATACTGCCCGTCCTGCGCCAACGAACTGTTGCGATATACAGGCAGCCTATTGAACCGTTAG
- a CDS encoding GGDEF domain-containing protein: MQNSASLMAPKLRMTTLIAIVGNVLLVGCLWTTISTGRPQLVLFICLTCIFLAVARLSVVLPSGAGWRPGVPIVTMSIFVLPPAIAAVVCLPGVLLMVGRKGGWWRQFLKTSAHMGITLFVGAGAYRALLHLLDSQRFDALLFCAVIALACDLGINRAIASVYVAEREGRALGRQFSLTFRELHLGYPTAYLLSFMTAILAESEGVLALFLGTCLQLAVFQSIAIYTKMSSWQRTALTDGLTKLGNRLAWDSFTQSFLTESADGSIAVIDLDKLKEINDTYGHMMGDMVLSDLGVYLQQDLPPFTRTFRYGGDEFVVFYPHETVEREQVCVRLERLLEAFSNEWRKKGIDVGYSMGIAVCPIDSRDITELFHLADSKMYKEKFEHKALNCGTR, translated from the coding sequence ATGCAGAACTCAGCTTCCTTGATGGCCCCTAAGCTGAGGATGACCACATTGATTGCTATTGTAGGAAATGTGTTGTTAGTCGGCTGTCTTTGGACGACTATCAGCACGGGCAGGCCCCAACTTGTTCTTTTCATCTGTCTCACGTGTATCTTTTTGGCTGTCGCCAGATTGTCGGTGGTTTTACCAAGCGGCGCGGGATGGCGTCCGGGTGTGCCAATTGTCACGATGAGCATTTTTGTGTTGCCTCCGGCAATAGCAGCCGTCGTATGCCTCCCTGGGGTTCTTCTGATGGTGGGAAGGAAAGGTGGGTGGTGGAGGCAATTTCTCAAGACGTCAGCACATATGGGCATCACGCTATTTGTTGGGGCGGGTGCATATCGCGCGCTTCTCCACCTGCTAGATAGCCAGCGTTTCGATGCACTCTTGTTCTGTGCTGTTATCGCCTTAGCATGTGATTTGGGTATCAACCGAGCCATTGCCAGTGTTTACGTTGCGGAACGCGAAGGCCGAGCGCTCGGTAGGCAGTTCAGTCTCACATTTCGTGAATTGCATTTGGGGTATCCGACAGCGTATTTGTTGTCGTTTATGACCGCCATCCTCGCGGAGAGCGAAGGCGTACTTGCTTTGTTTCTGGGAACTTGTCTCCAGCTCGCCGTGTTCCAATCCATTGCAATTTACACAAAAATGTCCTCATGGCAGCGTACTGCCCTTACAGATGGTCTCACGAAACTCGGAAACCGACTTGCTTGGGACTCTTTTACTCAATCTTTCCTAACGGAGAGTGCGGACGGGAGCATCGCCGTGATCGATCTCGACAAGCTCAAGGAGATTAACGACACATACGGCCATATGATGGGCGACATGGTCCTGAGCGATCTCGGCGTCTACCTTCAGCAGGACTTACCGCCTTTCACACGCACTTTTCGCTACGGGGGAGATGAATTTGTCGTGTTCTACCCGCATGAAACGGTTGAGCGGGAACAGGTGTGTGTGCGATTGGAACGGTTACTTGAGGCTTTTTCGAACGAGTGGAGAAAAAAGGGGATCGACGTTGGATACAGTATGGGCATCGCGGTTTGCCCTATTGATTCCCGTGACATCACGGAATTATTTCATTTGGCGGACTCCAAAATGTACAAAGAAAAGTTTGAGCACAAGGCACTCAATTGCGGCACACGTTAA
- a CDS encoding purine-cytosine permease family protein translates to MIKQPETVVYGERVLKVEPFSVERVPDRERHGNAFGQFTLWLGSNLTIADYALGFIPVSLGMSWTWAIISIIIGNLLGAVVLALCAAMGPAYGLPQLIITRGMFGRVGGYIPGLLNFISTIGWFTVNNILGSFGLHAMFPGLPVAAASVILVAVQGVVATLGHNFIHAYERAMSVILGIVFAIVTVLSLGHWSALAGYHASTNHVGLAVMVMVGATFSYLGSWGPYASDYSRYLQASVSKVKVGFLAAIGAFIASAWLEIVGMFVAVLAAGHSTNSIDALHDTMGGFGTIATIAIILGGTAADAINLYSNSLSARALDIRIPRWALVIVASLIGLVLSLVGQGQFESNFENFLLLIGYWITPWMGVLFADFYIRGKSRDKIIEEKSIQSVGLLSFVIGIAVSVPFMDNAIYVGPIAKAWSGLDLAFYVGFAVSFVLYLVLKRTDNTRIRRAA, encoded by the coding sequence ATGATCAAGCAGCCAGAAACCGTCGTGTACGGTGAACGAGTTCTGAAAGTTGAACCGTTTAGCGTCGAACGCGTGCCGGATCGCGAAAGACACGGTAACGCGTTCGGTCAATTTACATTGTGGCTGGGCAGCAATCTCACCATTGCTGACTATGCACTCGGATTTATCCCCGTCTCCCTTGGAATGTCATGGACTTGGGCCATCATATCTATCATCATTGGAAACCTGCTTGGGGCCGTTGTCCTCGCTTTGTGCGCAGCCATGGGTCCGGCTTACGGATTACCGCAACTGATCATCACACGCGGTATGTTCGGCCGAGTGGGAGGCTATATCCCTGGCCTCTTAAACTTCATCAGCACCATCGGCTGGTTTACCGTCAACAACATTCTCGGCTCATTTGGTTTGCACGCCATGTTCCCGGGACTCCCGGTGGCAGCAGCATCCGTCATCCTGGTCGCCGTCCAAGGGGTGGTCGCGACGCTTGGCCACAACTTTATTCACGCCTACGAGCGAGCCATGTCCGTCATTCTCGGCATCGTCTTCGCCATTGTCACAGTCCTAAGTCTCGGCCATTGGTCCGCTCTTGCGGGATATCACGCATCGACGAACCATGTGGGTCTGGCTGTCATGGTGATGGTAGGTGCCACATTCTCCTATTTGGGCAGTTGGGGCCCCTATGCGTCTGACTATAGCCGCTACCTGCAGGCCTCTGTCAGCAAAGTCAAAGTTGGCTTTTTGGCGGCCATCGGCGCTTTTATCGCTTCCGCATGGCTCGAAATTGTCGGCATGTTTGTGGCGGTTCTGGCCGCAGGTCACAGCACCAATTCCATTGACGCACTGCACGACACGATGGGTGGTTTCGGCACCATTGCGACCATCGCCATCATTCTCGGCGGGACGGCGGCGGATGCCATCAACCTGTATTCGAATTCCCTCTCCGCCCGCGCACTCGACATCCGTATTCCCCGCTGGGCCCTCGTCATCGTGGCAAGCCTGATTGGACTGGTCCTCAGTCTCGTTGGTCAAGGCCAATTTGAGTCCAATTTCGAAAACTTTCTGTTGCTCATTGGCTACTGGATCACGCCGTGGATGGGCGTTCTCTTTGCGGATTTCTACATTCGCGGCAAATCACGTGACAAGATAATCGAGGAAAAATCCATCCAATCCGTTGGCCTGCTCAGTTTTGTCATCGGTATCGCGGTGTCGGTTCCATTTATGGACAATGCGATTTACGTAGGTCCCATCGCGAAAGCGTGGAGCGGTCTCGATCTCGCCTTTTACGTCGGCTTCGCGGTATCCTTCGTCCTCTACCTCGTGCTTAAACGCACAGACAACACCCGGATTCGTCGCGCAGCCTAG
- a CDS encoding transcription repressor NadR, with protein sequence MSELTSRQQSLLKIIQSNSNPVSGQALAKELDVTRQVVVHDIALLRALGYSILSTPKGYMLNAETATNRVLLAVSHTPEQTGTELNVLVDCGLRVIDVRVEHQVYGEIVGNLYLSSRRDVEHFLRKIAKDQAPLLSSLTDGLHYHLVEYGTADQLADAVLQLKLAGIKVID encoded by the coding sequence ATGAGTGAACTGACGAGTCGTCAACAATCACTGCTAAAAATCATTCAATCCAACTCGAACCCAGTTTCAGGCCAAGCACTGGCAAAAGAATTGGATGTGACTCGCCAAGTAGTGGTTCACGATATCGCGCTGCTGCGCGCCCTTGGGTACAGTATCCTTTCCACGCCAAAGGGCTACATGCTCAACGCCGAGACAGCGACAAATCGTGTCCTCTTGGCCGTATCGCATACACCAGAACAGACGGGAACAGAACTCAATGTGTTGGTCGACTGTGGACTGCGCGTGATCGACGTGCGTGTGGAGCATCAGGTGTACGGTGAGATCGTCGGGAACCTCTATTTGTCGTCGCGGCGGGATGTCGAGCATTTTTTGCGAAAGATTGCGAAGGACCAAGCACCGCTTCTGTCTTCCTTGACGGATGGATTACATTACCACTTGGTGGAGTACGGAACTGCCGATCAACTCGCGGATGCTGTTTTACAGCTCAAGCTGGCGGGTATCAAGGTGATCGATTAA
- a CDS encoding GNAT family N-acetyltransferase: MCFVEDSPCRNSPRTLHYNQSCETFRRERGTNVHIRRLGAVSSGDDLVGIVTFIRHEHQKLRHKSMLVGMYMTPSSRGQGIGKKLVLEGIRRAQDEWKVEQILLSVVSTNDAALRLYESVGFQTFGVERRALKVGETYLDELHMAVYFNS, from the coding sequence ATCTGCTTTGTAGAGGACAGCCCTTGCCGGAACTCCCCTCGCACCCTACACTACAATCAATCCTGCGAAACTTTCCGGAGAGAAAGGGGAACAAACGTGCACATTCGACGGCTCGGCGCTGTGAGCAGCGGTGACGATCTCGTCGGCATTGTCACCTTCATTCGTCACGAGCATCAAAAGCTGCGACATAAAAGCATGCTGGTGGGAATGTATATGACCCCGTCCTCGCGAGGCCAGGGTATTGGCAAGAAACTGGTTCTGGAAGGTATAAGACGCGCGCAGGACGAGTGGAAGGTCGAGCAAATCCTGTTATCCGTGGTCAGTACCAACGATGCTGCGCTTCGTTTATACGAATCCGTTGGTTTCCAAACGTTTGGCGTGGAACGACGAGCCCTGAAGGTAGGGGAAACGTACTTGGATGAACTGCACATGGCAGTCTACTTCAATTCATGA
- a CDS encoding peptidoglycan-binding protein, with protein sequence MKKVVMVAAMSLAATGFCGTLVGPVTVDAATYPMRVTHVELNGKQLSSPDSFTYQNTTYMPLYYVQQLLKSLHLDNTWQGSQWNITAKFWQKPAQVLNSKTGTMSILVNNEPIAIHVNKIVTKDPASHQNTTYVPIWFIQQALKAVELQSTWNGTTWNAESNYTDYTKTGAYLAGFYGLADAKAALAQYPGGEVQDGSGKVVYTEASFTNVDLRYPAPANVNAKSLDSYLQSHNSILAGLGQVFIDAQATYGVDANYLVSHALEETGSNGNVSDIALQKNNLYGYGAFDVNAGTSAGTFPSEAYAIRFQAWEVRNNYLNPGASHYTSPTLAGMANNYASDPDWANKVNDLMDQLAIDMNDTVASYQQYTANNQPSTPANASTEPVYRMNGATGVVQADQNYGSTVPVYATPADGQNHLFARSLQMGTQGSDVETLQQALNQQGGTNLTVDGKFGAATQQALENFQTAHGLAATGVCDFSLWNTILQLSAPAATITAGQQVNIDEIAQGMAGGTVTAWYHVPNVGWIDANDVQFSNVYRVTVPNPNAAADVNVPVTDATGKTIATLHAGDYVVSTSPQASAIAVQFVNQDTGVAVSGTISSSTASLTKITS encoded by the coding sequence GTGAAAAAAGTGGTGATGGTGGCAGCCATGTCTCTGGCGGCCACCGGGTTTTGCGGTACACTTGTCGGTCCTGTAACGGTAGACGCTGCAACCTACCCAATGCGTGTTACGCACGTTGAACTTAACGGAAAGCAATTGTCCTCTCCCGATTCCTTTACCTATCAGAACACAACGTACATGCCCCTCTATTATGTTCAGCAGTTACTCAAATCATTGCACCTAGATAACACATGGCAGGGTAGTCAGTGGAACATCACGGCAAAGTTCTGGCAAAAGCCGGCCCAAGTGCTCAATTCCAAAACAGGGACGATGAGCATCCTTGTTAACAATGAGCCTATCGCGATTCACGTCAACAAGATCGTGACGAAAGATCCGGCGTCACACCAAAACACGACGTATGTTCCTATTTGGTTTATACAGCAAGCCCTGAAAGCGGTGGAGCTCCAGAGCACGTGGAACGGAACCACGTGGAACGCTGAGTCAAATTACACTGATTACACGAAGACGGGCGCGTATCTTGCGGGCTTTTACGGATTGGCGGATGCCAAGGCTGCGTTGGCACAGTACCCTGGCGGTGAAGTGCAGGACGGCTCTGGCAAGGTTGTTTACACAGAGGCTTCCTTTACGAACGTGGACCTGCGCTATCCTGCGCCAGCCAACGTGAATGCCAAGTCGCTGGACTCCTATTTGCAATCGCATAACTCAATCCTGGCCGGCCTCGGTCAGGTGTTCATCGACGCGCAGGCAACGTATGGCGTCGACGCCAACTACCTCGTTTCACATGCCCTTGAGGAAACCGGAAGTAACGGCAATGTCAGTGACATCGCATTACAGAAAAACAACCTGTACGGGTATGGGGCATTTGACGTGAATGCGGGAACTTCTGCCGGTACATTTCCTAGTGAAGCGTATGCGATTCGCTTTCAAGCATGGGAGGTCCGGAACAATTACTTGAATCCCGGTGCGTCGCATTACACGAGTCCTACCCTCGCTGGGATGGCGAACAATTACGCATCTGACCCAGATTGGGCGAATAAAGTAAATGACCTCATGGATCAGCTTGCCATCGATATGAACGATACCGTTGCAAGCTATCAACAGTACACGGCAAACAATCAACCATCGACGCCTGCAAATGCGTCAACTGAGCCTGTTTACCGCATGAACGGTGCAACCGGGGTCGTCCAGGCGGACCAGAACTACGGATCGACTGTACCGGTGTACGCCACACCGGCGGATGGGCAAAACCATCTTTTCGCGCGATCCCTTCAAATGGGAACCCAGGGTTCGGATGTTGAAACCCTCCAGCAGGCACTCAATCAGCAAGGAGGAACAAATCTGACAGTCGACGGAAAATTTGGTGCGGCTACGCAGCAGGCCCTGGAGAATTTCCAAACGGCGCATGGCCTTGCCGCAACGGGTGTATGTGACTTCTCGCTTTGGAATACCATTCTACAATTGTCCGCACCAGCGGCGACGATCACGGCTGGGCAACAGGTGAATATTGACGAGATCGCGCAGGGCATGGCAGGCGGGACGGTCACGGCTTGGTATCATGTGCCGAATGTCGGGTGGATTGACGCGAATGACGTTCAATTCAGCAACGTGTACCGTGTGACCGTGCCGAATCCGAACGCAGCAGCGGACGTGAATGTCCCTGTAACGGATGCGACTGGGAAGACAATTGCGACTTTACACGCGGGAGATTACGTTGTATCCACCTCACCGCAGGCGTCGGCTATTGCAGTTCAGTTCGTGAACCAAGACACGGGAGTCGCTGTTTCTGGGACGATCTCGTCTTCGACGGCATCGTTGACGAAAATAACCAGCTGA